The Methylocaldum marinum genome includes the window TATTCGAGTTCTTTGCTTAACATAGAATCAGGGCCCGTTTAGGCTTCCTCCATTGTGCAAAGGAGAGGATGTTGGTGCTGTCTGGCGTAATCGTTCACCAACTGGACTTTAGTTTCCGCGACGTCCTTAGAGAAGACGCCACAAACGCCGATGCCCCGGGTATGAACGTGAAGCATGATCTGGGTTGCTTTTTCCTCGCTCATACCGAAGAACGTTTTCAATACCAGAACGACGAAATCCATCGGAGTGAAATCATCGTTCAACAGAATCACTTTATAAAGCGGTGGCCGCTTGAGTTTTGGCTTCGCTTCCTGAACGACAACATCGTCTGTAAGCTTGTGATCAGGATGTTGTGTCATCTTTCGCCCTTGAACTGCAACATGACAAGACCACGGCTACTATAGCATTAGCAAGCTCAGTTGTATTAGACCGCCCTTGGTTGAAATGATTTCCCTGCGTCGGCATTTCGCACCTGTTTCACGAACGGGTCAAAGCATTACGGCGATCCGGGAATGGAAGCTTTTTGGGAAGGATCCACATCTCGTACATCGATACCACCCACATGAACACAAACGCCATGGCCAAGCCAGCACCGCCCAGAACCACGAGGAGAGCGAAGTTCGGATTCAATTTAGTCAGCCACCACGATGTGATGTCAAGCAGTAAGAAAGCGTAAGGCATGATGATCGCCGCGCCTTTCAGCTTCACCGGAACGCCCGTGGATAGGCTGAAGATCAGTCCTACAAACATGAAAATAAAGGAAATCCCGAATAAATGAATATGCGAAACGCGCGTCAACGACGAGAAGGTCGCGCCCTCGTCCGATGCGGTTCGGGCCTTGATGTTCTCGAATTTCGTGAAGTCCGGCAGTCCGCCGGCTTCCGCGTTGTGACAACTGATGCAGCGCTGTTCGAAGATCGGCTTTATTTCTCTCTCGTAAGCTCTTTCGTTGCCGCCGTCGCGTACCCATTGAATGATCTTGAAGCGTTCATCGTCCGGTGCCATCGGTTTCATAGAGCCGTTCAGCTGGCTTTCCAGCACGGAACCGGAACGGTTGCCGTAATAGCTGTAGACGATATCCTCGATGGACAGACCGAATTTGCCGTCCGCCATGCCGTGCGTGAACAGGATTTGGATCATCGCGACGGCATAGCCGATTGCTATGACCGTCAAATAACCGGAAAATAAAAGTTTTATCGCTAATCCTAAACTGCTCAGGTTGAACGGCATGCTTCAGCTCCAGCCGGAAGGGGTACGTGGGAGATTTGTTCCAAGTGGTTTACCGGTGTCGACAAACCCCACATCATTATAATTCTGCGTGACGGTTTTTCTTTTAGCATACGCGAATCACGTAAGCAATTTACACATCGGTTAAAAGTTCATGCACCAGCTCGAAACGCAATCCGGCAGGAATGAACGGCCTCGGGTGACCGTCGCGGCCATCGTCGAGCGCGAAGCCCGTTTCCTCGTGGTCGAGGAGCAAGCCGATAACGGCGAGCTTGTGATCAATCAGCCCGCGGGTCACGTCGAAGCAGGAGAGAGCGTCATCGAAGCCGCCATCCGTGAAACCTTCGAAGAGACTGCTTGGCGTTTCACGCCCGAGGCACTGGTTGGGATTTATTTATGGCGCCGGGCCACGGGAGACGCCAGCTTTCTTCGAATCGGAATTGTCGGGTCGGTTGATGGTCACGATCCGCACAGTCCTCTCGACGAGGGTATCGTGCGTAGTTTGTGGCTGACCCGCGAGGAACTTTTGAGCGAACAAAAACGTCTGCGAAGTCCTCTGGTGATGAAATGCATCGACGATTATCTGAAAGGGGAGCGTTATCCTTTATCGATGCTCAAATCCTTACTGAGTTGAAGTTATGTTACAAAAGGTCGTAGTCGGTATGTCCGGCGGAGTGGATTCCTCCGTCACCGCTTTGCTGCTTCTCGAGCAGGGCTATGAGGTGATCGGTCTCTTCATGAAAAATTGGGAAGAGGATGACGATACCGGCCTTTGCACTGCGCCGCAGGATTTTGCCGACGCGCAGGCGGTTTGCGACAAACTGGGCATTCCGCTACACGCCGTCAACTTCGCGGCCGAATATTGGGATGAGGTATTCGAGGTTTTCCTGAGCGAGTATCGGGCTGGTCGCACGCCCAATCCGGATATCCTCTGCAACCAGCAGATCAAGTTCAAGGCCTTCATGGATTATGCGACGGATCTCGGTGCCGATCTGATCGCGACCGGGCATTACGCGCGGGTCGAATCCCGGGACGGCGGTTACGCACTGTTGAAGGGAATCGATCAGAAGAAGGATCAAAGCTATTTCATCTACACGCTGGGGCAGTCGCAGCTGTCGCGCGTGTTGTTCCCGATCGGGGGCATGGAAAAGCCCGAAGTTAGAAAGTATGCCGAGCAGGCGGGACTGTCCAATCATCAGAAAAAGGACAGCACCGGAATCTGCTTCATAGGCGAGCGACGCTTCAAGGAGTTCCTGCAGCGATTTTTGCCGGCGCAACCGGGTGAGATTCGAACGCCGGACGGCGGAGTCGTCGGACAGCACGACGGGCTGATGTATTACACCCTCGGACAGCGGCAGGGACTCGGCATCGGCGGCATGAAAGGCGCGTCGGAAGAGCCGTGGTACGTGTTGGCCAAGGATCTGGAGCGCAACGTTCTGGTGGTCGGCCAGGGACACGATCATCCGATGCTGTTCCATACCGAATTGGAAGCCGGAAGCTTAAGCTGGGTACGCGGCCGCGTTCCCGAAACGCCGGCCCGGTGTTCGGCTAAGGTCCGTTATCGCCAGCCGGATCAGAGCTGCACCGTCGAAATTATCGACGAGCAGAGAGTCCGCGTCGTTTTCGATCGACCCCAGCGCGCCATCACCCCCGGGCAATCCGTAGTGTTCTACCAGGGCGAGGAGTGTCTGGGCGGCGGGATCATCGAACATGTCCTGGATGCGGCACAGACTTCCTCATCGTTTCGGGCCGTGGCCTGATCTTCCCTATGTGATTTTCAAGAAGGTTTCCTGAATGACGTCTCTCACCTGCCTTTCCCCCATCGACGGGCGTTATGCCGAAAAAGTGGACGCGTTGCGCCCGCTCCTCAGCGAATACGGCCTCGTCCGTTTCCGGGTCCTGGTGGAAGTCCGGTGGCTGCAGGCTTTGGCCTCGGAGCCGGCAATAGGCGAGG containing:
- the mnmA gene encoding tRNA 2-thiouridine(34) synthase MnmA, which codes for MLQKVVVGMSGGVDSSVTALLLLEQGYEVIGLFMKNWEEDDDTGLCTAPQDFADAQAVCDKLGIPLHAVNFAAEYWDEVFEVFLSEYRAGRTPNPDILCNQQIKFKAFMDYATDLGADLIATGHYARVESRDGGYALLKGIDQKKDQSYFIYTLGQSQLSRVLFPIGGMEKPEVRKYAEQAGLSNHQKKDSTGICFIGERRFKEFLQRFLPAQPGEIRTPDGGVVGQHDGLMYYTLGQRQGLGIGGMKGASEEPWYVLAKDLERNVLVVGQGHDHPMLFHTELEAGSLSWVRGRVPETPARCSAKVRYRQPDQSCTVEIIDEQRVRVVFDRPQRAITPGQSVVFYQGEECLGGGIIEHVLDAAQTSSSFRAVA
- a CDS encoding elongation factor-1 alpha — protein: MPFNLSSLGLAIKLLFSGYLTVIAIGYAVAMIQILFTHGMADGKFGLSIEDIVYSYYGNRSGSVLESQLNGSMKPMAPDDERFKIIQWVRDGGNERAYEREIKPIFEQRCISCHNAEAGGLPDFTKFENIKARTASDEGATFSSLTRVSHIHLFGISFIFMFVGLIFSLSTGVPVKLKGAAIIMPYAFLLLDITSWWLTKLNPNFALLVVLGGAGLAMAFVFMWVVSMYEMWILPKKLPFPDRRNALTRS
- a CDS encoding NUDIX hydrolase, whose product is MHQLETQSGRNERPRVTVAAIVEREARFLVVEEQADNGELVINQPAGHVEAGESVIEAAIRETFEETAWRFTPEALVGIYLWRRATGDASFLRIGIVGSVDGHDPHSPLDEGIVRSLWLTREELLSEQKRLRSPLVMKCIDDYLKGERYPLSMLKSLLS
- the clpS gene encoding ATP-dependent Clp protease adapter ClpS, with translation MTQHPDHKLTDDVVVQEAKPKLKRPPLYKVILLNDDFTPMDFVVLVLKTFFGMSEEKATQIMLHVHTRGIGVCGVFSKDVAETKVQLVNDYARQHQHPLLCTMEEA